The following nucleotide sequence is from Mucilaginibacter sp. cycad4.
ACCGGGTTACGCCCTTTCTTTTTACCTGAATTTGCCGAACGTTTAAAGTACGATCAAAAGTACAGCAGCAATAAGGCCATAACCCAACTGGGCTACCGGATAACCCCTTTTGCCGAAGGGATGCACAAAACAGTTAACTATCTTAAACAAGCCTGAACATGACAAACCAAACCGCCATCATAACCGGCGCCAGCGAAGGGTTAGGCAAATCATTTGCCATCGAGCTGGCTTCGCGTGGCATAAACCTGGTGCTGGTTTCATTGCCTGCGTCGGGCTTGCCTGAACTGGCATCGTTTATCCGCAAAAACTTTGAGGTTAAAGTAAATTATCTTGAAATTGATTTAACGCTTGCCGAAAGTTACCCGGCTATTTTTAATTACCTTAGTGATGAGCAAATTACAGCCCACTTGCTTATCAATAATGCGGGTTTAGGCAACTGGTCGTGGTTTGAAGATCTGAACATTGGGTTTTACAAAAAACAAATTGAACTGAACGTGATTACACCTGTACTGCTTACGCGCTTGTTCCTGGCCCAGGCCGATGCTGCTGGTACTTCGTACATATTAAATGTAGGCAGTTTGGGCGGCTTGTTTGTGGTACCTAAAAAGCAGGTTTACGGAGCTACCAAATCATTCATCAGGTATTTTACCAGGTGTTTGCAGCTTGAGCTTCATGGCTCAAATGTAAAGATCAGCCTGCTTAGCCCCGGAGGGATCAATACCAAGCCCGAGCTGCTGGTAATGAATAATAAGCTCAAAGGCATATCAAAGGCAACCATTATGGAGCCCGGGCACGTAGCACGTATAGCGGTGGACGGCTTGCTGAAAGGAAAAAAAGAAATTATCCCCGGTATGATAAACAGGGTGCTTGTTTTATTAAACAGTTTGCTGCCTGCCGCTGTTAAAGACACCATTATAAGGCAGCGCCTGGCCACCATTATTAAAAGCTGACAGCATGATCATTTCAATACTTACCTACCGGCATATTAAAAACCTGTGCAGCTTTTTTAAGCGTACACGCAATAGCTTTAAGCTTATCAATAACGAAAGGATCGTTATTATTTCGGGCAGCATGCGCGGGTTGGTATTATATTTTGACCGCGATGCATGCGAGATAAAAAATGGCGAGACTGATTTTATCAGTATTGATATTACCCGCGATTTTTCGGTTGAGATGCTGATGCGGATCCTGATGAACCATAACATTATAACTCCGGTTTTGGAAGGTTAATTAGCTGCCACCCCGGGTAAATCAGTCGTGATTATTTCCGTTTAAAGTCGTACACTGGATGTAACGTTTTCGAACAATATTATTTTACCTTGTTTTTCAATTGGTTCATTACTAATAATTTACATCATGGCATGAAATTTAAAGCCGTATTATACTACTTGCCCTGATAAACCTTTAAACCTACATAACCATGATCAGAACTTACTTTAAATTCGCCTACCGTAATTTAATTAAGGACAAAGTCTATTCTATTATTAATATCTCCGGTTTAGCCATTGGCCTTGCAGCAAGTATCCTGATTTTACTTTGGGTACAAAATGAAAAAAGCTATGATAAGTTTCATAAAAACGCAACGCAGCTATACCGTATAAATTGGGACGTGGATGGCTTAAACCTGGCTGGCACCCCCACCGCAATGGCCCCTTCAGTGAAAGCGCAATTGCCGGCTGTTAAAAATTCAGTACGTATAAGCCCTAAGAGTTTCCTTTTTGAAGCAAACGATAAAAGGTTTGTTGAAGACCGCGTGCTTTATGCCGACCCGAATTTTCTGGATGTATTTTCATTCCCGCTTGTAAAGGGTGATCCTACTGGAGCTTTAAAACAGATTGATGGCGTTTTAATAACCGAAGCGACAGCGGTGAAATATTTTGGCGATCAAAACCCGGTCGGCAAGTTTTTAAAAAAAGACAATAGTGAAAACGTAGTAGTGACCGGCGTTTTAGCCAACGTGCCCGCTAACTCACATATGCAATTTGATTTTGTAATGCCGACGGCTGCGTTATACAGAGCTGATCCCAAGGTGGAAAAATACCACTGGGAAGCACCCTATTTCCACACGTATGTTCAGTTGGATAAAAACTTTGATCCGAGCCCGGCCAATTTAAAAAAACTGGAAAGCCAGATTTTTCAAATCTATCATAAACACGAACCGCAAATGAAAAGCGCGTTCCATCTTCAGCCTATCACCCAAATTCATATGGCCCCGGCGATTGAGATGGATTTGCCGGGGCATGGTAATGCACTATACTTGAGGATGTTTTTTGTTGTGGCTATTTTGATACTTGCTGTTGCCTGTATCAATTTTATGAACCTGGCTACCGCGCGCTCGGCCCGAAGGGCTAAGGAAATTGGCTTACGGAAGGTAGCCGGGGCGCAAAGGTTTCAGCTGATATTGCAGTTTTTAAGCGAAGCGGTATTTATTGCTTTTTTATCATTATTGCTGGCACTCTGGATAGTGATTTTATCCCTGCCGATGTTTAATCAGCTGGTTGGTAAACAACTTACGGTTAATTTTACCGATGCCCGGCTTTGGCTTAGCCTACTGTGTATTGCCTTAGTAACCGGGGTGATATCGGGCAGTTATCCCGCGCTGTTTTTATCCGGCTTCAACCCCGTTAAAGTGCTTAAGGGAAATGTAAAATCAATGGGCGGCAATTTATTTTTCCGCCATGCTTTGGTGGTAACCCAATTTGTAGTTTCGGTTGTGTTGCTGGTTGGCACAGTGGTTATTTATCAGCAACTCAAGTTTGTAAGAGAGCGGAACCCGGGCTTTAATAAATCGAGCCTTTTATATATGGATATGAATAGTGACATGGAAGGTAAGGCGGCGCTATTGAGAAATGAGCTGCGACAAAACCCGCTAACCAGTGATTTTGCTATTACAAGCGAACTTCCCATTGATGTGGGCGCTGGTGCGAATGCTTCGTGGCCCGGCAAAGATCCCAAAGCGCAGGGTAACCCGACCCCTGCGATAAATGTAAGTGAAAATTTTGCCCGCTTATTCGGATTAAAACTACTGACCGGACGTTTCTTCTCTGAATCGATTAAAACCGATTCGAATAACTGTGTCATTAATGAAAAGCTGCTGGGCTTAATGGGCTTCACCAATGCAGCAGCGGCGATAGGAAAACCGATAACATTATATAATAAACCAAGCGTTATTATCGGTGTGGTTAAAGATTTTAATTTTAAACCGGCACAGTCGGCTATCGAACCGTTGATCATTTCTTTAACAAACCGTGGCGGCTCGGTTGTTATCCGCACCAAGCCCGGAGCTACCCCTGCAACTATCGGGGCTTTGGAAAAAATAAGTAAGGAAATTAGTCCTGCATATCCTTTTAGTTTCAATTTTGTCGATCAGCAAATGGCCAACCTTTATCACGGAGAGCAACAGATGGGTAATATTTTTAAGCTGTTTGCCATCATCGGTATTTTTATTTCCTGCCTTGGTTTGTATGGTTTATCAGCTTTTATAGCCGAGCAACGTACCAGGGAAATTGGCGTACGCAAGGTATTGGGCGCATCTGTTTTAAATCTTGTATATCTATTATCATCCGGAATTACCAGGCTTATCCTGATAGCTATATGCATTGCCTTACCGGTTTCGTGGTTCGCGACGAATACCTGGTTGTCAGGATTTGCTTATCACATTAACGTTGGCTGGCTGATATTTTTTGTGGCCTCGGCAACGGCTTTGGGTATTGCCTGGCTTACGGTTAGTTATGAATCTATAAAAGCGGCAAGTGTTAATCCAATAAAGAGCTTAAGAATCGAATGATGCTTTGAGAGCGTAAGGAGTCATAATTTTAGGCTGGGGTGATTTAATGTAGCTTTTTACTGGCGATAATAAAGGGTTTATCAGAAGAATATTTTCCGTAGACCCTTTATATTTTTCGGCTCAATCTCCGTAACATAAATGAACACCCGCTGTCCGTATCCGAACGATAGTATATTGGGTGTTTTTGTAAATTACTGATAGTTAGCGGTTTGTAATATTGGCATCATTTTAATTATCATACTATCTGATAAAGCTGATATTATTATGCTGAAAAACTATATCAAAACCGCCTGGCGCAATCTTGTCCGCAATAAATTTTATTCGGTAATCAATATTGCCGGGTTAACTGTGGGCCTCGCCATTGGGATACTGATCCTGCTTTGGGTGCAGGACGAATTTAGCTTTGATAGCTTTCATAAAAACGCTGCTAATATTTACCGGGTAGAACTTTTTGGCGGTACCGGGGCCAGCAAGCAGATCTGGCAAACTACAGTAGCACCAATGGGGCCGTTGGCCAAACAGGAATTGCCCGCTGTGCAAAACCAGGTACGGATAACCAATAACTGGTTTTTTTCGTTGTATAAATACCAGGATAAAGTATTCAGTGAGCAGGCGGTGGGCTTTGCCGATCCATCCCTGTTTACTGTTTTTGATTTCCCACTGATTGAAGGTAACAAGGAAAAACCTTTCACAAGTGATAACTCGGTAGTGATCACAAAAAGAACGGCAGAAAAATATTTCGGCAATGGGGATGCTTTGGGGAAAGTTATTGTGGCCGATAATAAGGAAAACTTTACCGTATCGGGTGTCATTGATGATTTTCCGCTTAACTCAAGCATTAATTATGATATGATCATGCCTATGAGCTATCATATCAAATATATGTTTACCAACAATAAGGTTGATCTGAACCATGATTTCAACAATTATGCTTATGAAACCTATTTGCTGTTGAAGCCGGGCACTTCGTTAAAAAAGTTATCGGCCGATTTGAATAAGGTTCATCTGAAACGGAAGCCCGAAGATACCGATGCCGACTACCTCTTGCTGCCGGCTACTAAAATGCACCTTTACAATGCAGATGGTACCGACAGGGGAATCAGCACTGTACATATCTTTATTATTATCGCCTTAGTAATATTGGTGATTGCCTGCATTAACTACGTTAACCTTTCAACCGCGCGGGCCATGCTGCGTGCCAAGGAAATAAGCATGCGAAAGATCATCGGCGCAGCAAAAACACAATTGTTTATGCAGTTTGTGGTGGAAACGGCTTTGCTGTTTATCCTTTCGTCGGTTTTAGCAGTATTGGTAATTTATAATGTCATTCCTGTATTTAATGAAATTGCAGGTAAGCAATTGGTATTTAACCTTTCCAACTATCATATCTGGTTTGTTATTGCGGGTACCATCACTGCTACACTTTTATTGTCCAGTATTTATCCCGCATTGTTGCTATCATCTTTTGAACCTTTAAAGGCGCTTAAGGGTAAAATATCCAATGGTATTGGCGATGTGGTTTTCCGTAAGATCCTGGTAGTGGTGCAATTTACTTTTTCGGTAGTGCTGATCATCAGCACCATTGTTATTACCAGCCAGCTTAATTACATCCGGTCGAAAAATTTAGGTTACGATAAAAGCCATGTGTTAGCTTTTTGGATGCGGGATATGAAGGGGCATTATGATGCTGTTAAAGCCGAGCTTTTAAAACAGCCGGGTGTTGAAGCGGTAACCCGATCAAGCGGCAATATTGTTAACATCGGCGGTATTTCGGGGGATAATGATTGGGATGGCAAAGCCACCGGGCAAACATTTATCGTGCACCCGCAGGGGATTGACAAAGATTTTATTTCTTTCTTTAAGTTAAAGATGCAGCAAGGGCATAGTTTTGATGGCGCTGTGAGTGATAGTACTCATTTTATATTGAATGAAGCTGCAGTTAAAGAAATTGGCTTGCAAAACCCAATTGGCAAGCGTTTCAGGCT
It contains:
- a CDS encoding ABC transporter permease; translation: MLKNYIKTAWRNLVRNKFYSVINIAGLTVGLAIGILILLWVQDEFSFDSFHKNAANIYRVELFGGTGASKQIWQTTVAPMGPLAKQELPAVQNQVRITNNWFFSLYKYQDKVFSEQAVGFADPSLFTVFDFPLIEGNKEKPFTSDNSVVITKRTAEKYFGNGDALGKVIVADNKENFTVSGVIDDFPLNSSINYDMIMPMSYHIKYMFTNNKVDLNHDFNNYAYETYLLLKPGTSLKKLSADLNKVHLKRKPEDTDADYLLLPATKMHLYNADGTDRGISTVHIFIIIALVILVIACINYVNLSTARAMLRAKEISMRKIIGAAKTQLFMQFVVETALLFILSSVLAVLVIYNVIPVFNEIAGKQLVFNLSNYHIWFVIAGTITATLLLSSIYPALLLSSFEPLKALKGKISNGIGDVVFRKILVVVQFTFSVVLIISTIVITSQLNYIRSKNLGYDKSHVLAFWMRDMKGHYDAVKAELLKQPGVEAVTRSSGNIVNIGGISGDNDWDGKATGQTFIVHPQGIDKDFISFFKLKMQQGHSFDGAVSDSTHFILNEAAVKEIGLQNPIGKRFRLRKTEGTIIGVVKDFHFASMREKIAPAVFYYAPDSYTSIYIKTTGNDAPKAIAAAGSQFKQYNGEFPFSYVFLDDVFNKLYQGEQREGTLFNYFAGIAILISCLGLLGLAAYTAQVRTREIGVRKVLGATVTNVVALLAKDFIKLVLIAIVVAFPIAWLAMSHWLDAFAYRVGISWTAFILAAAIAVLIAFLTISFQSVKAALANPVDSLRRE
- a CDS encoding SDR family NAD(P)-dependent oxidoreductase, with translation MTNQTAIITGASEGLGKSFAIELASRGINLVLVSLPASGLPELASFIRKNFEVKVNYLEIDLTLAESYPAIFNYLSDEQITAHLLINNAGLGNWSWFEDLNIGFYKKQIELNVITPVLLTRLFLAQADAAGTSYILNVGSLGGLFVVPKKQVYGATKSFIRYFTRCLQLELHGSNVKISLLSPGGINTKPELLVMNNKLKGISKATIMEPGHVARIAVDGLLKGKKEIIPGMINRVLVLLNSLLPAAVKDTIIRQRLATIIKS
- a CDS encoding ABC transporter permease, which gives rise to MIRTYFKFAYRNLIKDKVYSIINISGLAIGLAASILILLWVQNEKSYDKFHKNATQLYRINWDVDGLNLAGTPTAMAPSVKAQLPAVKNSVRISPKSFLFEANDKRFVEDRVLYADPNFLDVFSFPLVKGDPTGALKQIDGVLITEATAVKYFGDQNPVGKFLKKDNSENVVVTGVLANVPANSHMQFDFVMPTAALYRADPKVEKYHWEAPYFHTYVQLDKNFDPSPANLKKLESQIFQIYHKHEPQMKSAFHLQPITQIHMAPAIEMDLPGHGNALYLRMFFVVAILILAVACINFMNLATARSARRAKEIGLRKVAGAQRFQLILQFLSEAVFIAFLSLLLALWIVILSLPMFNQLVGKQLTVNFTDARLWLSLLCIALVTGVISGSYPALFLSGFNPVKVLKGNVKSMGGNLFFRHALVVTQFVVSVVLLVGTVVIYQQLKFVRERNPGFNKSSLLYMDMNSDMEGKAALLRNELRQNPLTSDFAITSELPIDVGAGANASWPGKDPKAQGNPTPAINVSENFARLFGLKLLTGRFFSESIKTDSNNCVINEKLLGLMGFTNAAAAIGKPITLYNKPSVIIGVVKDFNFKPAQSAIEPLIISLTNRGGSVVIRTKPGATPATIGALEKISKEISPAYPFSFNFVDQQMANLYHGEQQMGNIFKLFAIIGIFISCLGLYGLSAFIAEQRTREIGVRKVLGASVLNLVYLLSSGITRLILIAICIALPVSWFATNTWLSGFAYHINVGWLIFFVASATALGIAWLTVSYESIKAASVNPIKSLRIE